A genomic segment from Legionella quinlivanii encodes:
- a CDS encoding PilW family protein, with product MSSLQRNEQGFSIIEFMIAISLGTLLVASISIVYLSNKTTFVIQDALARLQENGRYADYMLSYDLRMAGYQGCANQRQVKVTNLIKNLSTMLDYDKPLRGYDGAGSTFSPGLPANLQGKSVPGSDVIEIRKASSLGVQLRDDMNRPNNPILVYDRMGITAGTPLMITDCSVGDLFIAGSNSNATAITHSSNQNTSNDLSVAYLRTAQIAIFDYYSYYIKDTGRVNAQNQAILALVRQDRNGNEDEIAEGIEQMRISYGVDTNGDNTVDTYQTAAQVQSGDNWNNVISVQINLLLATVENVADKAMSYSYNGSNLTPGDRKLRREWTIFVTLRNRGLPL from the coding sequence ATGAGCAGTTTACAAAGAAATGAGCAAGGATTTTCAATTATTGAATTTATGATTGCCATAAGTCTGGGGACTCTTTTGGTAGCCAGTATTTCCATAGTGTATCTCAGTAATAAAACTACCTTTGTCATACAGGACGCGCTTGCCAGACTACAGGAAAATGGACGTTATGCCGATTACATGCTGAGTTATGATCTACGGATGGCGGGTTATCAGGGCTGTGCAAACCAACGACAAGTCAAAGTGACCAATTTAATAAAAAATTTATCAACAATGCTAGATTATGACAAACCCTTGCGCGGTTATGATGGCGCTGGATCCACATTCAGCCCGGGCTTGCCCGCAAACCTGCAAGGCAAATCCGTTCCAGGAAGCGATGTTATCGAAATACGCAAGGCATCCAGTCTTGGGGTACAGCTTCGTGATGACATGAATAGACCTAACAATCCTATTCTGGTCTATGATCGCATGGGAATTACAGCAGGAACCCCCTTGATGATTACTGATTGTTCTGTGGGGGATCTTTTCATTGCCGGCTCCAACAGCAATGCTACCGCCATTACCCACTCTTCAAATCAAAACACTTCCAATGATTTGAGTGTGGCTTATCTCCGTACTGCCCAGATAGCCATATTTGATTATTATTCCTACTATATAAAAGATACCGGTCGGGTGAATGCCCAAAATCAGGCTATTTTGGCTTTGGTCAGGCAAGACAGAAATGGCAATGAGGACGAGATAGCCGAGGGAATTGAGCAGATGCGTATTAGTTATGGCGTCGACACCAACGGCGATAACACGGTCGATACCTATCAGACAGCAGCCCAGGTTCAAAGCGGCGACAATTGGAATAACGTCATTTCAGTCCAAATTAATCTGCTCCTGGCCACGGTTGAAAATGTGGCTGACAAGGCAATGTCCTATTCTTACAACGGCAGCAATTTAACTCCGGGTGATCGCAAGCTCCGGCGGGAATGGACTATTTTTGTTACCTTGCGTAATCGAGGACTTCCCTTATGA
- a CDS encoding pilus assembly PilX family protein has translation MKSDLHIKQRGATLAVSLLLLLVITLLAISAVQVTQMQEKMSANMQNKEMSFASAETALVAGENWLLRQSRQPTLYTLCPSFPCVQEPYQNLDFASQSDSWWKSNSAEYSSTLKQASSKPRFIIEFLQFVPDSPVIGTSSSRSKGVYYYQVTGRGYGFTDEAITVLQTTVGRRF, from the coding sequence ATGAAAAGCGATTTGCATATAAAGCAGAGAGGAGCCACATTGGCAGTTAGCCTGCTTTTACTGCTGGTGATCACGTTATTAGCCATCAGTGCCGTTCAGGTAACGCAAATGCAGGAAAAAATGTCCGCAAATATGCAGAATAAGGAAATGTCGTTTGCATCTGCAGAAACTGCTTTAGTCGCCGGAGAAAACTGGTTACTTCGTCAAAGCAGGCAGCCCACCCTCTATACACTCTGCCCGAGCTTTCCCTGTGTGCAGGAGCCCTATCAGAATCTTGATTTTGCCAGCCAGTCAGACAGCTGGTGGAAAAGCAACTCTGCTGAATATAGCTCCACTCTTAAACAGGCGAGCTCTAAACCGCGATTTATTATTGAGTTTCTACAATTTGTGCCTGATTCCCCTGTGATTGGCACCTCGTCATCTCGAAGCAAGGGGGTCTATTACTACCAGGTTACCGGAAGAGGTTATGGTTTTACGGATGAGGCAATTACCGTATTACAGACCACAGTGGGAAGGAGATTTTAA
- a CDS encoding pilus assembly protein yields the protein MKRLLLIVWLLWFGILTSQAATLNLSQTPLFISSSVAPLTMLILERDHKLYFEAYNDASDINGDDVIDLRFNPAIDYYGYYDSYKCYGYSGLQQFFYPISVTSTKKCVGAWSGNFLNYVTTARLDAIRKVLYGGYRSNDALNQTILERTYIPQDGHSWGKEYTSFAVDGYNISDYTPLLPPLLGTRHLFVNTTLRNGTSAPLLRVAANQPYRIWEWVSIEVPVAGSRALNGSSGPLILGITDYTVRVKVCDSSAGLESNCRAYPNGQYKPIGLLQEFGENNSMLFGLMTGSYKNNLAGGVLRKNISSITDEINLNTGQFTAVNGIISTINKLTVTGFDSNYNYSCGFISTRNIVNGECEMWGNPIGEIMYEALRYLGGKGSPTPSFDYSSGTDATLGLPKPGWQNPYSIYPYCSQANLLVISDLYPSYDSDQVPGNSFNTASSDLNPALNASSLAQTIFNREGFTSVSAFIGQSGAVANGAPTPKTVTSFGNIRGLAPQEANSEGSYYAASAAYYGWINDLNSARGTQNVKSYIIALSSPQPEIKFKVGNNIVTIVPFAKSVAGLNINAEQGQYQPSNEIVDFYIESLSNTGGVFRVNFADLQQGADFDMDAVVKYTITVNANNTLTISTETIYAAGGINQHLGYVISGTTADGVYLEVRDSDTAAINDVDYFLDTPPGKLPGQAWQDKAALPISTTRTFTPSNTPSAIIFNSPLWYAAKWGGFNDSNGNNVPDIQGEFDTSNSGDPDNYFLVTNANSLRAQLAKAFSLIVDRAGSFSSAALSSGFLSSDTFIYQSIFQTKDWSGQLLAFPIDETSGNILSTGSGPRGSLWDAGQLLSLQNFNTGRKILTFKPSTKKGIKFRWPGAPSFPGISDLDSAQISALNTNPQNALSDNLGGSRLNYLRGDQSLEQKNGGTFRNRKTLLGDIINSEGVVVGAPNQNYPPVWPDNAAENAAPYSTFRQNNINRQSVIYVGANDGMLHAFDAKAGNELFAYVPAEVFPKLNLLTDPNYTHQFYVDGSPTVVDVFINSQWRTALVGTLGGGGQGVFALDVTTPTQFNENNAANIVKWEFTDSDDADLGFTYGQASIVRLANGRWAAVFGNGYNNTASDGFSSTTGNAVIYIVDIDTGELIKKLDTGVGMSKDPLGLGRPNGMASPAVVDTDGNSIANIIYAGDLFGNLWKIDISSANPSQWDFWYKQGNQPLPLFVAADSTGKRQPITTRPEISRVTFSASALQVYIGTGKYLEPSDKIDLSVQSVYALRDDNTSEIRRDQLRQQTILSEQENTRVTSTNLLANNDRGWFLDLVVNGQARGERVISNLTYLNGKIIFATVIPTSDPCDFGGESWLMELNALTGSRLNYNVFDLNGDGAFTTADSVTSSDGGSSVTVPPSGIKSEVGLIAGPSILNAGSKEYKYMPGTSGGIQKVGENPGPQIFGRQSWKQLQ from the coding sequence ATGAAACGACTCCTGCTGATAGTTTGGCTTTTGTGGTTTGGAATCCTGACCAGTCAGGCCGCAACCCTTAACTTATCGCAAACACCTCTATTTATTTCTTCTTCGGTAGCTCCCTTGACGATGCTGATTCTTGAACGTGACCATAAACTCTATTTTGAAGCTTACAATGATGCGTCCGATATTAACGGCGATGATGTTATTGATTTACGGTTCAATCCGGCAATTGATTATTATGGGTATTATGATAGTTATAAATGCTATGGGTACAGCGGCCTGCAGCAATTTTTTTATCCTATTTCAGTAACCAGCACTAAAAAATGTGTTGGCGCCTGGAGTGGAAATTTTCTAAACTATGTAACTACTGCCAGACTGGACGCGATAAGAAAAGTGCTTTACGGCGGATATCGCTCCAATGACGCGCTCAATCAAACCATTCTTGAACGAACCTATATTCCACAAGACGGGCATAGCTGGGGTAAAGAATATACCAGTTTTGCTGTCGATGGGTATAATATAAGCGACTATACCCCGCTCCTCCCCCCCTTGTTAGGCACGCGTCATTTATTTGTCAATACCACGCTAAGAAATGGAACCAGCGCCCCTTTATTGCGAGTGGCAGCCAACCAACCCTATCGCATATGGGAGTGGGTCAGCATTGAAGTGCCGGTCGCCGGAAGCCGCGCGCTTAATGGCAGTAGCGGTCCCCTTATTCTCGGGATCACTGACTATACGGTAAGAGTCAAAGTCTGTGACTCCAGTGCAGGGCTTGAAAGCAACTGCCGGGCTTATCCCAACGGCCAATATAAACCTATCGGGCTTCTACAGGAGTTTGGTGAAAATAATTCGATGCTATTTGGCTTAATGACCGGCTCTTACAAAAACAATCTGGCGGGCGGTGTATTGAGAAAAAATATTTCCAGTATCACCGATGAAATCAATTTAAATACCGGCCAGTTTACGGCGGTGAATGGCATTATTTCGACCATCAACAAGTTAACAGTCACCGGCTTTGATAGCAATTATAATTATTCCTGTGGATTCATCAGCACCAGAAATATTGTCAATGGCGAATGTGAGATGTGGGGTAATCCCATCGGCGAAATTATGTATGAAGCTTTGCGCTATCTCGGCGGCAAAGGTTCCCCCACCCCCAGTTTCGACTATTCCAGTGGAACCGATGCGACGCTTGGTCTGCCAAAGCCGGGTTGGCAAAATCCTTATAGCATTTACCCCTATTGCTCTCAGGCTAATCTATTGGTAATTAGCGATCTTTATCCTTCTTATGACAGCGATCAGGTGCCCGGAAACTCTTTTAATACGGCAAGCAGCGATTTAAATCCTGCGCTGAATGCATCCTCGCTGGCTCAAACTATTTTTAATCGAGAGGGATTTACCAGTGTCTCGGCTTTCATCGGTCAATCCGGCGCAGTAGCCAATGGCGCCCCCACACCAAAGACCGTGACCAGCTTCGGTAATATACGAGGACTTGCTCCACAGGAAGCGAATTCGGAAGGCAGTTATTATGCAGCAAGTGCTGCCTATTATGGCTGGATAAATGACTTAAATAGCGCAAGAGGCACGCAAAATGTGAAGTCATACATTATCGCTCTCTCTTCACCGCAACCCGAAATAAAATTCAAGGTAGGAAATAATATTGTCACCATTGTTCCCTTCGCAAAATCGGTTGCAGGCTTAAATATCAATGCGGAGCAAGGGCAATATCAGCCAAGCAATGAAATCGTTGATTTTTATATTGAATCACTCTCTAACACCGGCGGGGTTTTCCGAGTCAATTTTGCCGATTTGCAGCAAGGCGCTGATTTCGATATGGATGCGGTGGTTAAATACACTATTACAGTCAACGCTAATAATACCTTAACTATTAGTACTGAAACCATTTATGCTGCGGGCGGCATTAATCAACACCTCGGCTATGTCATTTCAGGCACCACAGCCGATGGAGTATATCTCGAGGTGAGAGACAGCGATACTGCTGCGATTAATGATGTTGATTATTTTCTGGACACCCCGCCTGGAAAACTGCCTGGGCAAGCCTGGCAAGATAAAGCGGCATTACCAATATCCACGACAAGGACCTTTACTCCCAGCAATACCCCCTCGGCAATTATTTTCAATTCGCCGCTTTGGTATGCCGCGAAATGGGGAGGTTTTAATGACTCCAATGGGAATAATGTTCCGGACATTCAAGGGGAGTTTGACACCTCAAACAGCGGTGATCCCGACAATTACTTTCTAGTCACCAACGCTAACAGCCTGCGGGCCCAACTAGCAAAAGCCTTCTCTCTGATAGTGGATCGCGCAGGTTCGTTTTCCTCAGCGGCCTTGAGCAGCGGATTTCTTTCTTCCGATACTTTTATTTATCAGTCCATCTTTCAAACAAAAGACTGGAGCGGTCAGTTACTGGCATTTCCTATTGATGAAACAAGCGGCAATATTCTTAGTACTGGCAGTGGTCCACGAGGTTCTCTCTGGGATGCGGGTCAACTTCTCAGCTTGCAAAACTTTAACACCGGTCGAAAAATACTGACTTTTAAACCATCAACCAAAAAAGGAATTAAATTCAGATGGCCAGGCGCTCCTTCCTTTCCTGGCATATCCGATCTCGATTCAGCGCAGATTAGCGCCCTTAACACCAATCCTCAGAATGCGCTAAGTGACAATCTTGGAGGCAGTCGTCTTAATTATTTAAGGGGTGATCAATCCCTCGAGCAGAAAAATGGCGGAACATTCCGTAATCGAAAAACTTTGCTTGGCGATATTATTAATTCGGAGGGCGTTGTTGTTGGAGCGCCTAATCAGAATTATCCCCCCGTCTGGCCGGATAATGCTGCTGAAAATGCAGCTCCATACAGCACATTCCGTCAAAATAATATCAACCGGCAGAGCGTCATTTATGTCGGTGCTAATGACGGCATGCTGCACGCCTTTGATGCGAAAGCAGGAAATGAACTATTCGCCTATGTGCCAGCGGAAGTGTTTCCCAAGCTCAATTTGCTAACCGATCCTAATTACACGCATCAATTCTACGTCGATGGCTCGCCGACAGTGGTTGATGTATTTATAAACTCGCAGTGGCGAACAGCACTGGTTGGTACGCTGGGAGGCGGTGGCCAGGGCGTTTTCGCTCTGGATGTCACTACGCCGACCCAGTTTAACGAAAATAACGCCGCCAACATTGTGAAATGGGAATTCACCGACAGCGATGATGCGGACCTGGGATTTACTTACGGACAGGCGTCCATTGTACGATTGGCTAATGGCCGCTGGGCCGCTGTTTTTGGCAATGGCTATAACAATACAGCCAGTGACGGTTTCTCCAGCACCACTGGTAACGCCGTGATTTACATCGTAGATATTGATACCGGCGAGCTGATTAAAAAGCTGGATACCGGCGTAGGCATGAGTAAGGATCCGCTTGGCCTTGGACGACCTAACGGCATGGCTTCACCTGCGGTTGTCGATACCGATGGTAATTCAATCGCTAATATTATTTATGCGGGTGATTTATTCGGCAACTTATGGAAAATTGATATTTCATCGGCTAATCCGTCTCAGTGGGACTTCTGGTATAAGCAGGGAAATCAGCCTCTGCCCCTTTTTGTAGCTGCGGACAGTACGGGAAAACGCCAGCCAATCACCACCCGACCAGAAATTTCGCGAGTGACTTTCAGTGCTTCCGCTTTACAGGTTTATATAGGAACAGGTAAATACCTTGAACCCAGCGACAAAATCGATTTGAGCGTGCAATCAGTCTATGCCTTAAGAGATGACAATACTTCTGAAATACGGCGCGATCAGCTTCGTCAACAGACTATTCTATCGGAGCAGGAAAACACTCGCGTAACCAGTACGAATCTGTTAGCAAATAATGATCGCGGCTGGTTTCTCGATTTAGTGGTGAATGGTCAGGCCAGAGGGGAGCGCGTTATTTCCAATCTCACCTACTTGAATGGCAAAATCATTTTTGCAACCGTTATTCCCACCTCTGATCCCTGCGATTTCGGCGGTGAAAGCTGGCTTATGGAACTGAATGCGCTGACAGGAAGCCGTCTGAATTATAATGTATTTGACTTGAATGGAGACGGCGCGTTCACCACTGCCGATTCAGTCACATCCAGTGATGGCGGAAGCTCAGTCACCGTACCACCTAGCGGCATCAAGTCTGAAGTGGGTCTGATAGCCGGCCCCTCCATATTGAATGCCGGCAGTAAAGAATACAAATACATGCCGGGAACCAGCGGCGGCATTCAGAAAGTAGGTGAAAACCCGGGACCTCAGATTTTCGGCCGTCAATCCTGGAAGCAGTTACAATAA
- a CDS encoding S49 family peptidase — MNNPSVENSADSQVLLNQIVIEFMKEQKRKRRWRWVWRILFLLLIVWIVYEAAWDTEEKGAGSKPHVGLIDVNGSIFDTQSNNAENFAKGLDAAYKNKGLKALILRINSPGGSPVQASYMYNSLKYYRSKYPDIKVYAVCVDICASAAYYVAVGADEIYADESSLVGSIGVLYNGFGFVDAMQKLGITRRLQTAGNNKGILDPFSPITPEQTQLMQTMLDDIHQQFIAKVKEGRGTRLLIDDQTFSGLFWTGTQAKQRGLIDGIASSGQLARDTIKIDTVSDYTYKQSVFEKVSKNIGTAMADQLPLALGLNTGLR, encoded by the coding sequence ATGAATAATCCTTCAGTAGAGAATTCCGCGGATTCTCAAGTCCTGCTAAATCAAATTGTAATTGAATTTATGAAAGAACAAAAACGCAAACGACGCTGGAGATGGGTCTGGCGTATTCTGTTTTTGCTATTAATTGTCTGGATTGTTTATGAAGCAGCCTGGGATACTGAAGAAAAGGGAGCAGGCAGCAAACCTCATGTCGGTTTAATTGATGTCAATGGCAGCATCTTCGATACACAGAGTAATAATGCTGAAAATTTTGCAAAAGGTCTGGATGCCGCTTATAAAAATAAAGGCTTAAAGGCATTGATTTTGCGAATCAACAGTCCTGGCGGCAGCCCAGTGCAAGCCAGTTATATGTATAACTCATTAAAATACTATCGCAGCAAATATCCAGATATTAAGGTGTATGCCGTGTGCGTGGATATTTGCGCATCCGCTGCTTATTATGTGGCGGTTGGCGCTGATGAAATTTATGCGGATGAATCAAGTCTTGTGGGATCGATCGGGGTTTTGTATAACGGCTTTGGTTTCGTAGATGCCATGCAGAAGCTCGGGATTACCAGGCGCTTGCAAACCGCAGGCAACAACAAGGGAATACTGGATCCCTTTTCCCCAATCACTCCAGAGCAAACTCAGCTGATGCAAACCATGCTGGATGATATTCATCAGCAATTCATCGCCAAAGTTAAAGAAGGGCGGGGCACGCGTCTGCTCATTGATGATCAGACTTTTTCCGGTTTGTTCTGGACTGGAACACAGGCTAAACAGCGCGGTTTAATTGACGGTATAGCCAGCAGCGGTCAATTAGCGAGAGATACTATCAAGATTGACACGGTATCTGATTACACTTATAAGCAAAGTGTATTTGAAAAAGTCAGCAAAAATATTGGAACCGCGATGGCTGATCAATTGCCTTTGGCTCTCGGTTTGAATACCGGGCTCCGATAA